In a genomic window of Rubripirellula tenax:
- a CDS encoding methyltransferase family protein yields MYHVFLIVAQFALAAILVLSATWLPFPWAIMLIALPGIVLAMSAWLTMGLFKLRVHPTTNEDTRLIRSGPYAVVRHPMYAGLMWFTAALLLSGFAWWRLAAWIGLSIVLASKASVEELAMVKRFEEYRDYQSKVGRLVPRLPFASRGK; encoded by the coding sequence ATGTATCACGTCTTCTTAATTGTCGCGCAATTTGCTCTTGCCGCGATCTTAGTTCTATCGGCAACCTGGCTTCCCTTTCCTTGGGCGATCATGCTGATCGCTTTGCCGGGCATTGTTCTAGCGATGTCTGCGTGGTTGACGATGGGTTTGTTCAAGCTTCGCGTGCATCCAACAACGAATGAAGACACTCGGCTAATCCGAAGTGGGCCATATGCTGTCGTCCGCCATCCGATGTACGCAGGGCTGATGTGGTTTACTGCGGCGTTGCTATTGAGTGGATTTGCGTGGTGGCGATTGGCCGCTTGGATCGGCTTGTCAATCGTTCTGGCTAGTAAGGCAAGCGTGGAAGAATTGGCGATGGTGAAGCGTTTTGAAGAGTACCGCGACTATCAATCCAAGGTCGGTCGATTGGTTCCCCGTTTGCCATTTGCAAGTCGGGGCAAGTAG
- a CDS encoding sigma-70 family RNA polymerase sigma factor, which produces MDPENPDDERLIELIGAGDKASLQRFHDRYRDLVFTVAYRVCGQECDAETVLVTVFWQIWKNPSAWNPQRGSVRTYLLLLTRSRARDLMRSENGRASSERRATEERSLQHARDQTQLDPSEQVADKMMGNRLRAATATLPDEVRQALDLAFFDGLTHTEIADRLDIPLGTVKTRIRRGLAELRERLAATKNDWSNP; this is translated from the coding sequence ATGGACCCAGAAAACCCCGACGACGAACGATTGATCGAACTGATCGGGGCCGGCGATAAAGCCAGTCTGCAGCGATTTCACGATCGTTATCGTGACCTTGTGTTCACCGTTGCCTATCGGGTTTGCGGCCAAGAATGCGACGCAGAGACAGTTTTGGTGACCGTTTTTTGGCAAATCTGGAAAAACCCGTCGGCATGGAATCCACAACGTGGTTCTGTGCGTACTTATCTATTATTGCTCACACGCAGTCGCGCTAGAGACTTGATGCGTTCGGAAAACGGACGAGCCAGCAGCGAGCGACGCGCTACCGAAGAACGGTCGCTCCAACATGCTCGTGACCAAACGCAGCTTGACCCGTCGGAACAGGTTGCCGATAAGATGATGGGAAACCGGCTACGAGCGGCGACGGCAACCTTGCCCGACGAAGTACGACAAGCGTTGGACCTGGCTTTCTTTGACGGTCTAACTCATACCGAGATTGCCGATCGTCTCGACATTCCTCTTGGGACAGTGAAGACGAGAATTCGTCGGGGGTTGGCTGAGTTGAGAGAACGATTAGCCGCTACAAAGAACGATTGGTCGAATCCGTGA
- a CDS encoding beta strand repeat-containing protein, whose product MEARRLLTSYLVDTVADSIADDGFVSLREAIQAANTNSLVGDAAAGEPGLTATDTIRFAASLGDATILLDGIELSVTDSLTISRGEASSVTVDGGNLSRVLHIGAGATDVTLRDVTLTGGLADIGGGLLLESSGRVTLDAVSVLGNEAIGPAANQGGGGIFNDNTTLTILGGSIAGNVASGASGSGGGLFSASGDVVIRNTKIECNIANRAGGGIELVVGSLLLSDVTLGGLSASQGNVAGPVGTASPGNGGGFHVTGNGGATETLVTLTGGSVLNNVAATEGGGLWNQSNVTMTVTGKTLVAGNRAQGALNTQGGGGIFNNGGLLVLSDIRVLNNAATGTAGGGGGLATRGGTISIDQSLIAGNFSAGVSGSGGGILALGTAQVNVVDTEISGNVASRAGGGIEVATDPSSRNALTLTGVELSDNNAGVLDDDATAAAPGNGGGLHITGSGNALVSESLVSENIAANEGGGLWNGSGTLIVENTQIVNNIASGAASDAGGGGIYNEGGIVFVNDSMLVGNIADGTAGSGGGVLSAAGRVSLFDTLVSANVANRAGGGIESTSGASINLDGARLIDNVAGPAGTAAPGNGGALHVTGNLAAREGGGLWNDKGTLTVDGTTITGNIARGPAADDGGGGVFNNGGNLVISNASIASKVADGLSGSGGGVFNFGGTATIADSSITGNVANRAGGGIETTAGSETTLNNVNLDSNSAGVTGDGSVANQPLLEYLFDEIGTAAFASGSASMGDGSPFLSLTDNSGNPADLHGAAGSGVSGKPGDFAFDNTNSSGITSASHGQNASDFDAIDGLSAFTLSGWFMLPSTATESIARQDALIENGTI is encoded by the coding sequence TTGGAAGCGCGTCGCCTGCTGACGAGTTACTTGGTTGATACGGTTGCCGATTCGATTGCCGATGATGGATTCGTGAGTCTGCGCGAGGCCATCCAGGCGGCAAACACGAACTCGCTTGTCGGTGACGCCGCCGCTGGTGAACCGGGACTGACGGCAACGGACACGATCCGGTTCGCAGCCTCTCTCGGCGACGCAACGATTCTGTTAGACGGTATTGAACTATCGGTCACCGATTCGCTTACCATTTCGCGCGGAGAAGCTTCTTCGGTCACCGTCGATGGCGGCAATCTTAGTCGTGTCCTCCATATCGGTGCGGGTGCAACGGATGTGACGCTGCGTGATGTGACACTGACAGGCGGACTGGCCGATATCGGTGGCGGACTGCTCTTGGAAAGTTCCGGACGAGTCACCTTGGATGCAGTCAGTGTTTTGGGCAACGAAGCAATCGGTCCCGCCGCCAACCAAGGTGGTGGCGGCATCTTTAACGATAACACGACGCTGACGATTCTTGGTGGGTCGATCGCCGGTAACGTCGCCAGCGGAGCAAGCGGGTCGGGCGGCGGGCTGTTCAGTGCGTCAGGTGACGTGGTGATTCGCAACACCAAAATCGAATGCAACATCGCCAATCGGGCAGGCGGTGGTATCGAACTCGTAGTCGGATCGCTGTTATTGAGCGACGTGACTTTGGGCGGTCTATCCGCCAGCCAAGGGAACGTCGCCGGCCCGGTTGGCACTGCCTCGCCGGGCAACGGCGGTGGCTTTCACGTGACCGGTAATGGCGGAGCAACCGAAACGTTGGTCACATTGACGGGTGGCAGCGTGCTGAACAACGTGGCCGCCACCGAAGGCGGTGGCCTTTGGAATCAAAGTAACGTGACCATGACTGTCACCGGCAAGACGCTTGTCGCGGGTAACCGAGCCCAAGGAGCACTGAATACCCAAGGCGGCGGTGGAATCTTTAACAACGGTGGGCTGCTTGTCTTGAGCGACATTCGTGTCCTCAACAACGCGGCAACCGGCACAGCGGGCGGTGGCGGTGGCTTGGCCACCCGCGGCGGCACCATTTCGATCGATCAATCATTGATCGCTGGCAATTTTTCGGCCGGCGTATCCGGATCGGGTGGCGGAATTCTGGCACTCGGTACCGCTCAAGTGAATGTTGTGGACACGGAAATCAGTGGCAACGTTGCAAGTCGCGCCGGCGGAGGCATCGAAGTGGCAACGGACCCCTCGTCGCGAAACGCATTGACTTTGACCGGCGTCGAACTGAGCGACAACAACGCCGGCGTGTTGGATGACGACGCCACGGCCGCAGCACCTGGAAATGGCGGTGGGTTACACATCACGGGATCCGGCAACGCACTGGTTTCGGAAAGTCTGGTCAGCGAAAACATCGCAGCGAATGAGGGAGGCGGATTGTGGAACGGATCGGGAACATTGATTGTCGAGAACACTCAAATCGTAAACAACATCGCGTCGGGCGCGGCGTCCGATGCTGGCGGTGGTGGCATCTATAATGAAGGGGGAATTGTCTTTGTCAACGATTCGATGCTGGTCGGCAATATCGCCGACGGAACTGCGGGCAGTGGAGGCGGGGTGCTGAGTGCCGCTGGTCGCGTGTCGCTATTCGACACACTGGTTTCGGCAAACGTCGCCAATCGAGCCGGCGGCGGGATTGAATCCACAAGCGGAGCAAGTATCAACTTGGATGGCGCTCGCTTGATCGACAACGTCGCAGGCCCCGCCGGAACGGCGGCACCTGGTAATGGCGGTGCATTGCACGTCACCGGCAACTTAGCGGCGCGCGAAGGCGGCGGATTGTGGAACGACAAGGGAACATTGACGGTCGATGGAACGACGATCACGGGGAACATCGCCCGAGGACCGGCGGCCGACGATGGCGGAGGCGGGGTGTTCAACAACGGCGGCAACTTGGTGATCTCCAACGCGTCGATCGCATCCAAAGTTGCGGATGGGTTGAGCGGAAGTGGTGGCGGAGTATTCAACTTCGGCGGTACAGCGACGATCGCCGACTCATCGATCACGGGTAACGTTGCCAATCGCGCGGGCGGAGGAATTGAAACGACCGCCGGTTCGGAAACCACACTGAACAACGTCAACCTTGACTCGAACAGCGCGGGCGTGACCGGCGATGGCTCCGTCGCCAACCAACCGTTGTTGGAGTACTTGTTTGACGAGATCGGAACTGCGGCGTTTGCGTCGGGGTCGGCTTCGATGGGAGACGGCAGCCCATTCCTATCGCTGACCGACAACAGCGGCAATCCAGCCGACTTGCACGGCGCGGCCGGCAGTGGCGTATCGGGGAAGCCCGGCGACTTTGCATTCGACAACACCAACAGCAGCGGAATCACATCAGCCAGCCATGGACAAAATGCTTCTGATTTCGACGCCATCGACGGACTGAGCGCATTCACATTGTCGGGATGGTTCATGTTGCCATCCACCGCGACCGAGAGCATTGCCCGGCAAGACGCACTCATCGAGAACGGCACGATATAG
- a CDS encoding anti-sigma factor, with the protein MNCDECQKRLDLYVLGDLDPSATDSVTEHLQTGCVACCEQLALIVDSIDCLIESAELMSPPTDTWNRIADSLDSDESPLANLHNADGHAQLRQPSQIDLKQVAFGLLAIACGFALMMLTLRTLIDRPASNAIDQPLANRDGRTHLPSNQFGDPSPTNVQNSLRQVSFREPSQSRHVAGSMFIDFEARQIHVHVHMQKPHHYVVWFITVDDEWIPGGQLDSLDDDNYGKVLNIPTTDRPIVYAAITIESANVKSERDIALVSDKVNDLMGKSL; encoded by the coding sequence GTGAACTGTGACGAATGCCAAAAACGGCTGGATCTGTACGTGCTGGGGGATCTCGATCCGTCAGCCACCGACTCAGTCACGGAACATCTTCAAACCGGTTGCGTGGCTTGTTGTGAACAGTTGGCGTTAATTGTCGATTCGATCGATTGCCTGATCGAGTCGGCGGAACTGATGTCGCCCCCCACTGACACATGGAATCGGATAGCCGACTCGCTCGATTCCGACGAGTCCCCGCTCGCGAATCTGCATAACGCCGACGGACACGCACAATTGCGACAGCCGTCTCAAATCGATTTGAAGCAAGTCGCGTTCGGCTTGCTGGCGATCGCATGTGGTTTCGCGTTGATGATGTTGACACTTCGTACTTTGATTGACCGCCCGGCATCCAACGCGATCGACCAGCCGTTGGCAAATCGCGATGGCCGCACGCACTTGCCATCGAATCAATTCGGCGATCCGTCGCCGACGAATGTTCAGAATAGCTTACGGCAAGTTTCGTTTCGCGAGCCCAGTCAATCGCGCCACGTTGCCGGCAGCATGTTCATCGATTTCGAAGCCCGGCAGATTCACGTCCACGTCCATATGCAGAAACCACACCACTATGTAGTTTGGTTCATTACCGTCGATGACGAGTGGATCCCGGGCGGGCAACTCGATTCCCTCGACGATGATAACTATGGCAAAGTGTTGAATATTCCCACCACGGACCGCCCTATCGTCTATGCCGCGATCACGATCGAGTCGGCCAACGTTAAATCCGAACGTGACATCGCTTTGGTAAGCGACAAAGTGAACGATCTGATGGGTAAGTCGCTGTAG
- a CDS encoding universal stress protein: MRVLLANDASPHSQAAAAYLMAIPFRKPIDVEIVSAVMPLMFMSSGISDMPADLGAFLDEERNCVKERIEHEADEIRKSARRNFLHGVRTRIPVGPPATELLKVAESTDTELIVLGAVGHSALDRVLLGSVSDYVATHADASILIVRPKRDSERPPSLTKVIIALSGAAEDHRMIDWLKQLELRPNVEVHLVRVLRLETLYRQDIRQTASKYWQAFRREAQQQILDFETQLQAMGLNTETHLVESGHVGDALIEYAETHGCDLILTGDSDSGLLTRLFMGSTSRYVLRHAMCSVLIVRDKVDRQNAKLDAAQRLRQQVEVEG, encoded by the coding sequence ATGCGTGTTCTGCTAGCCAACGACGCTTCGCCACATTCCCAAGCGGCTGCTGCGTACCTGATGGCGATCCCTTTTCGTAAGCCCATTGATGTCGAGATCGTGTCTGCCGTGATGCCGCTCATGTTCATGTCCAGTGGAATTTCCGATATGCCGGCTGACTTGGGTGCGTTCCTTGACGAAGAACGCAACTGCGTGAAAGAGCGGATCGAACACGAGGCAGATGAAATCCGCAAGTCTGCTCGCAGGAATTTTCTACATGGCGTTCGCACGCGCATCCCGGTCGGTCCACCAGCGACGGAGTTACTAAAAGTAGCCGAAAGCACCGACACCGAACTGATCGTGTTGGGCGCGGTTGGGCACTCTGCACTCGATCGCGTTCTGCTGGGAAGCGTCTCCGATTACGTTGCCACTCATGCCGACGCCTCCATCTTGATCGTTCGTCCAAAACGGGACTCGGAGCGTCCGCCATCGCTAACCAAGGTCATCATTGCGCTATCGGGTGCGGCGGAGGATCACCGAATGATCGATTGGCTGAAGCAACTTGAGTTGCGTCCGAACGTCGAAGTTCACCTGGTCCGCGTGCTTCGTCTGGAAACGCTCTATCGCCAAGACATTCGACAAACGGCGTCCAAGTATTGGCAGGCCTTTCGTAGAGAAGCACAGCAACAAATTCTCGATTTTGAGACACAGTTGCAAGCCATGGGACTAAATACCGAAACTCATTTAGTCGAAAGCGGTCACGTCGGCGACGCATTGATCGAATACGCCGAGACGCACGGTTGCGATCTTATTCTGACCGGAGACAGCGACAGTGGTTTGCTGACGCGGTTGTTCATGGGCAGCACATCACGTTACGTTCTGCGTCACGCGATGTGCAGTGTTTTGATCGTGCGCGATAAGGTCGATCGTCAGAATGCAAAGCTTGATGCCGCGCAACGTCTAAGGCAACAGGTTGAGGTAGAGGGATAG